In one Penaeus monodon isolate SGIC_2016 chromosome 20, NSTDA_Pmon_1, whole genome shotgun sequence genomic region, the following are encoded:
- the LOC119586081 gene encoding D-beta-hydroxybutyrate dehydrogenase, mitochondrial-like produces MWSWAVWGSLFVAVAASVAARRRSRPEREIQAAGQVVLITGCDSGIGYALALRARAWGFTVVATCLSTLSIPAQQLQDAGVIVVYLDLRRMEGVENLKKTVARLQEERKKLWCLVNNAGVLTYAHCEWQTTPMVTSQVLVNLTGAILLTRDLLPVLRRNKGRVVNVSSPSGQVASPFMGVYCASKWGLEGYSQALRREVAPFGVSVVVVRPCNLPNRTGILVANADQLLTMMAEAAPETREDYGPMIERMQRTFQQCFEGVAEVQDLRDDHLMQCFRYAMMLERPEGCLFSSALS; encoded by the exons ATGTGGTCATGGGCGGTCTGGGGCAGCCTCTTCGTCGCCGTCGCCGCCTCCGTGGCCGCTCGCAGGAGGTCTCGGCCCGAGCGAGAGATTCAGGCGGCCGGGCAGGTCGTGCTGATCACCGGATGCGACAGCGGGATCGGGTACGCCCTGGCTCTGCGGGCACGGGCGTGGGGCTTCACGGTAGTCGCCACCTGCCTCTCCACCCTCTCAATCCCCGCCCAGCAGCTTCAAGACGCGGGCGTTATCGTCGTGTACCTCGACCTTCGCCGAATGGAGGGCGTCGAGAACCTGAAGAAAACCGTCGCGCGCCTTCAGGAGGAGCGTAAGA AGCTCTGGTGTCTGGTAAACAATGCTGGTGTTCTGACCTACGCGCATTGTGAGTGGCAGACGACTCCCATGGTGACCAGCCAGGTACTTGTCAACTTAACCGGAGCCATTCTGCTAACTCGCGACCTTTTGCCTGTCCTCAGAAGGAACAAA GGTCGCGTGGTAAACGTCTCCTCGCCCTCTGGTCAGGTGGCCTCGCCCTTCATGGGGGTGTACTGCGCCAGCAAGTGGGGCTTGGAGGGCTACAGCCAGGCCCTTCGTCGGGAAGTAGCGCCCTTTGGAGTCTCCGTCGTTGTGGTCCGCCCTT GTAACCTACCCAACCGCACGGGCATCTTGGTGGCCAACGCGGACCAGCTCCTCACCATGATGGCGGAGGCAGCGCCCGAGACCCGTGAGGACTACGGCCCTATGATCGAGCGGATGCAGAGGACCTTCCAGCAGTGCTTTGAGGGCGTGGCCGAGGTGCAGGATCTCCGCGACGACCACCTGATGCAGTGCTTTAG ATATGCCATGATGCTGGAACGCCCCGAAGGCTGTCTATTCAGCAGCGCCCTTTCGTAG